One Vigna unguiculata cultivar IT97K-499-35 chromosome 7, ASM411807v1, whole genome shotgun sequence genomic region harbors:
- the LOC114190242 gene encoding trihelix transcription factor PTL-like, whose product MEMEDHHHHHRHHHHHHHHHQQQQNHHHQQHQHQHHFAVNDLRQVVNAPRTSHNTFPSMPPHPTAELFPGHRNLAPLPTPQHHQQHYEVMMFGRDIMPPSLHDFTSTPHDPAAAAAAAAPTMALPTPPAFDAEGAACIAGDPSTGRWPRQETLTLLEIRSRLDPKFKEANHKGPLWDEVSRIMSEEHGYQRSGKKCREKFENLYKYYKKTKDGKAGRHDGKHYRFFRQLEALYGENSSTVSVPETNVVGSIHFQASSHDPSQTNQDKFQSHNGKHCDSLSLTNSTNFDTTSSDDDNDHHSMENESIEKRRKRNSGRSWKVKIKDFIDSQMKKLVEKQKEWLDKLVKTLEEKEKERVLREEEWRKQEANRLEREQKFWAKERAWIEARDAALMEALQKLTGREIIKAETPNEGINVTPAEVQNHSENQNNEDESEILNRWPESEITRLQQLRAEIETRFPCSEISEDVSWEVVATKMACFGYERSALMCKEKWESMSNYPREGGEKEGSKKCKENSRNCFFFKNNDDHRQSSLYDQGSGYCDDMSDQGKEIERLQTNNSSSPSKSNAGNVDPSDSCFPFLMSTEGGNLWENYGLKLNKENQNH is encoded by the exons ATGGAAATGGAAgatcaccatcaccaccaccgccatcaccatcatcaccatcaccatcatCAGCAGCAGCAGAATCACCATCATCAGCAGCATCAACATCAACACCACTTTGCCGTCAACGATCTCAGGCAAGTCGTCAATGCCCCGAGGACCTCCCACAACACCTTCCCCTCCATGCCGCCGCACCCGACGGCCGAGCTTTTCCCGGGCCACCGGAATCTCGCACCCTTGCCCACTCCCCAACACCACCAACAACACTACGAGGTTATGATGTTCGGTCGTGACATAATGCCACCTAGCCTTCACGACTTCACTTCCACACCCCATGAtcctgctgctgctgctgcagCAGCAGCACCCACCATGGCTCTACCCACTCCACCTGCCTTTGATGCCGAGGGTGCAGCTTGCATCGCTGGGGACCCCTCCACTGGAAGATGGCCCAGACAAGAGACCCTCACTCTCCTTGAGATCAGATCTCGCTTGGACCCTAAATTCAAAGAGGCTAACCACAAAGGACCCTTATGGGATGAAGTCTCTAG GATCATGTCCGAAGAACATGGATATCAAAGGAGTGGGAAAAAGTGCAGGGAGAAGTTTGAGAATTTGTACAAGTATTACAAGAAGACAAAAGATGGCAAGGCGGGGAGACATGACGGGAAGCATTACAGATTCTTTCGTCAACTTGAGGCCTTGTATGGAGAAAACAGTAGCACAGTTTCAGTCCCAGAAACCAATGTTGTTGGCAGCATTCATTTTCAAGCAAGCAGCCATGACCCCTCCCAGACAAATCAAGATAAGTTTCAGTCTCACAATGGCAAGCATTGTGATAGCCTAAGCCTCACCAACTCCACTAACTTCGATACAACATCATCTGATGATGACAATGACCACCACAGCATGGAGAATGAGTCCATAGAGAAGAGGAGAAAGAGGAACAGTGGGAGGAGCTGGAAGGTGAAGATAAAAGACTTCATTGACTCACAGATGAAGAAGCTTGTGGAGAAGCAGAAGGAGTGGTTGGATAAACTTGTGAAGACGCtggaagagaaggagaaggagcgGGTGTTAAGAGAGGAAGAGTGGAGGAAACAAGAGGCTAACAGGTTAGAGAGGGAGCAAAAGTTTTGGGCCAAAGAGAGAGCGTGGATTGAAGCCAGGGATGCTGCTCTAATGGAGGCTTTACAAAAGCTAACTGGAAGAGAAATAATAAAGGCTGAAACTCCCAATGAGGGTATAAATGTAACGCCTGCTGAAGTTCAAAACCATAGTGAAAACCAGAATAATGAAGATGAGAGTGAAATCTTAAACAGGTGGCCAGAATCTGAAATTACAAGGCTTCAACAGCTGAGAGCTGAGATAGAGACAAGGTTTCCATGTAGTGAAATTTCTGAGGATGTTTCATGGGAGGTTGTAGCAACCAAAATGGCTTGTTTTGGCTACGAAAGGAGTGCTTTGATGTGCAAAGAGAAGTGGGAAAGTATGAGTAACTATCCAAGGGAGGGTGGTGAGAAGGAAGGGAGCAAGAAGTGCAAGGAAAACTCTAGAAActgttttttcttcaagaacAACGATGATCATCGACAATCTTCGTTATACGACCAAGGAAGTGGGTACTGTGATGATATGAGTGATCAAGGGAAAGAGATTGAGAGGCTACAAACAAATAATAGTTCTTCACCTTCAAAATCCAATGCTGGAAATGTTGATCCCTCTGATAGCTGCTTCCCCTTCTTGATGAGCACTGAGGGTGGAAACTTGTGGGAGAATTACGGCCTAAAGCTCaacaaagaaaaccaaaatcacTGA